The following are encoded in a window of Clostridium thermarum genomic DNA:
- a CDS encoding aminopeptidase yields the protein MTDPRLSKLAKLLVNYSTKVQPGEFVFVQCDEVALPWAKEVIKEVVKAGGHAEYRLTSEQIDETVLKYSSEEQLREEKFILKNVLAKADVWLTAWGGRNTRSFTNIPGEKMKANLQGATSWRKIYSERMGDGSLRWCGTQFPTQSEAQEASMSLSDYEDFVYGAGLLDSEDPVAEWMRISAEQDRWVNYLNTKKELHIISEGTDIKVKIEGRKWINCDGRVNFPDGEIFTSPVHESINGYITFSFPSIYMGQEVEGIRLEVENGKVVKAEAKAGEELLKSLLATDEGSCYFGEMAIGTNYGIKECTKNILFDEKIGGTIHMAIGDSMPEAGGTNKSSLHWDMICDMRNGGKIYADGELFYENGQFKMEILEKYGL from the coding sequence ATGACAGATCCAAGATTAAGCAAGTTAGCAAAATTATTAGTGAACTATTCTACAAAAGTACAGCCTGGAGAATTTGTTTTTGTACAGTGTGACGAAGTGGCACTACCATGGGCAAAGGAAGTTATAAAAGAGGTTGTTAAGGCTGGAGGCCACGCTGAATATAGATTGACTTCAGAACAGATTGATGAAACAGTATTGAAGTACAGCAGTGAAGAGCAATTAAGAGAAGAAAAATTTATTCTGAAAAATGTACTGGCTAAGGCTGATGTTTGGCTAACAGCTTGGGGTGGTAGAAACACAAGATCCTTTACAAATATACCCGGTGAGAAAATGAAGGCCAATCTTCAAGGGGCTACCAGCTGGAGAAAGATCTATTCAGAAAGAATGGGGGACGGTTCTCTTCGTTGGTGCGGCACGCAGTTCCCAACACAGTCTGAGGCTCAGGAAGCTTCTATGAGCTTAAGTGATTATGAAGATTTTGTATACGGTGCAGGACTTCTTGATTCTGAGGATCCAGTGGCAGAATGGATGAGAATAAGTGCTGAACAGGATAGATGGGTTAACTATCTAAACACTAAGAAGGAATTACATATAATTTCTGAAGGAACAGACATTAAGGTGAAAATTGAGGGCAGAAAGTGGATCAACTGCGATGGCAGAGTTAACTTCCCGGACGGAGAAATCTTTACATCACCTGTACACGAGTCCATAAACGGATATATAACTTTTTCCTTCCCATCAATATATATGGGGCAGGAAGTTGAAGGTATAAGACTGGAAGTTGAAAATGGAAAAGTTGTAAAGGCTGAAGCAAAGGCTGGAGAAGAACTACTAAAATCACTGCTTGCTACAGATGAAGGTTCATGCTACTTCGGAGAAATGGCTATTGGAACTAACTATGGAATAAAAGAATGTACAAAGAATATCCTATTCGATGAAAAAATAGGTGGTACAATCCACATGGCAATCGGTGATTCTATGCCTGAAGCCGGTGGAACAAATAAGTCTTCTTTACACTGGGATATGATTTGTGATATGAGAAATGGCGGCAAAATCTATGCCGATGGCGAATTATTCTATGAAAATGGTCAGTTTAAAATGGAGATACTTGAAAAGTACGGACTATAA
- the hypF gene encoding carbamoyltransferase HypF → MKRLFIIVKGIVQGVGFRPFIYNAALKYNLTGWVNNNSEGVYIDVEGCSDDISSFLNELKFNAPPLSKIDQIITEERPIQNYTFFSIEESERKENSITLISPDIATCKDCLEDIDDIDGRRYQYPFTNCTNCGPRFSIIKAIPYDRDKTTMKKFTMCKECNTEYKDPRDRRFHAQPNACDSCGPHLYIIDNFNNIIDISHEAENNSEYAKICWTADRLKEGYIWAIKGLTGFHLCCNAKNDEAVKLLRQRKQRPHKPFAVMMRDIATVKEYCHVSAEEETLLTGIRKPIVLLKLKETVNGEKSLSPSLAPGQNTLGVMLPYTPLHHLLFKAGVEVLIMTSANIHGLPLEYKNEEAYNHLKGIADYFLFHDRDIHIPVDDSVARIVSGKERLIRRARGYAPEPMVYEETLPILACGSNMKNTFCISKNNFLFLSQHNGDLENLETYNHYVNNIEHFKNIFLFKPEYIAADLHPEYYSTKYAQSTDLKMVQVQHHHAHIVSCLAENKVTDTVIGVAFDGTGYGTDGSIWGGEFLICDLKSFTRAGHLKQVSMPGGDKAILEPWRMAVSYLYEYSDLAPDEMANYFVPESCEIGQGKTLLKTLEKNINCVSTSSMGRFFDAVSAILKQCTKISYEGQASMELEALIPQHSVKDLYPYDIEASDTIIFNPKKIINGILLDIEDKVSSTIISVKFHNSIINATVEICDKIRDRFNINTVALSGGVFQNAYLLENVIHGLEAGGFTVYSHSLIPSNDGGVSLGQLIAANELIKGGL, encoded by the coding sequence ATGAAAAGATTGTTCATTATCGTAAAAGGTATTGTCCAAGGAGTTGGTTTCAGACCCTTTATCTATAATGCTGCCCTAAAATATAATTTAACGGGCTGGGTTAATAATAATTCCGAGGGTGTTTATATTGACGTTGAAGGTTGCTCTGATGATATCAGTAGCTTTTTGAACGAGCTAAAGTTTAATGCTCCTCCTCTGTCAAAGATAGATCAAATTATTACCGAAGAGCGGCCTATACAAAATTATACTTTCTTTTCTATCGAGGAAAGTGAAAGAAAGGAAAACAGCATCACTCTGATATCTCCGGACATTGCAACCTGTAAAGACTGTCTGGAGGATATAGATGATATTGATGGGCGCCGCTACCAATATCCTTTTACCAACTGTACCAACTGTGGCCCTCGTTTTTCTATAATTAAAGCTATACCCTATGATAGAGACAAGACTACCATGAAGAAGTTTACTATGTGTAAAGAATGTAATACAGAATACAAGGACCCCAGAGACAGAAGGTTCCATGCTCAGCCCAATGCCTGTGACAGCTGCGGGCCTCACCTATATATAATAGATAATTTCAATAATATTATTGATATTTCTCATGAGGCTGAAAATAATTCCGAATATGCAAAAATCTGCTGGACTGCAGATAGGCTAAAAGAAGGTTATATTTGGGCTATAAAAGGTTTAACAGGTTTTCACCTTTGTTGTAATGCTAAAAATGACGAGGCAGTAAAATTGCTGCGTCAAAGAAAACAGCGTCCCCACAAGCCCTTTGCCGTAATGATGAGAGACATAGCTACAGTTAAAGAATACTGCCATGTCAGTGCTGAAGAGGAAACCTTACTTACCGGTATCCGCAAACCAATTGTCCTGTTAAAATTAAAAGAAACTGTAAATGGCGAGAAATCCTTATCCCCATCTCTTGCTCCCGGCCAGAATACCTTAGGAGTGATGCTGCCCTATACCCCTTTACATCACCTGCTTTTTAAGGCTGGGGTAGAAGTATTGATTATGACCAGTGCTAATATACACGGCCTGCCTTTGGAATATAAAAACGAAGAGGCTTATAATCATCTTAAGGGTATAGCAGATTACTTTCTTTTTCATGACAGGGATATTCATATTCCGGTGGACGATTCCGTTGCAAGGATAGTTAGCGGTAAGGAGCGGCTAATCCGACGTGCCCGGGGCTATGCACCGGAGCCAATGGTATATGAAGAAACTCTGCCTATATTGGCCTGTGGTTCAAATATGAAAAATACTTTTTGCATATCCAAGAATAACTTTTTATTCCTGAGCCAGCATAACGGTGACTTAGAAAATCTGGAAACCTATAATCATTATGTTAATAATATTGAGCACTTTAAAAATATATTTCTCTTTAAGCCGGAATATATTGCGGCAGATTTGCACCCAGAGTACTATTCTACAAAGTATGCACAAAGTACCGACCTTAAGATGGTTCAAGTGCAGCATCATCATGCCCATATAGTAAGCTGCTTAGCAGAAAATAAGGTTACCGATACTGTAATCGGAGTTGCCTTTGACGGAACCGGTTATGGCACTGACGGCAGTATTTGGGGCGGAGAGTTCTTGATATGTGATTTAAAAAGCTTTACCCGGGCTGGGCACCTAAAGCAAGTTTCGATGCCCGGTGGAGATAAAGCAATATTGGAACCTTGGAGAATGGCTGTGTCCTATCTTTATGAATATAGTGATTTAGCTCCTGATGAAATGGCAAATTACTTTGTGCCGGAATCTTGCGAAATCGGCCAAGGAAAAACTTTATTAAAGACCTTGGAGAAAAATATAAATTGTGTCTCGACCTCCAGTATGGGAAGGTTCTTTGATGCAGTGTCTGCAATATTAAAGCAGTGTACAAAAATTAGTTATGAAGGACAGGCTTCTATGGAGCTTGAGGCGCTAATCCCGCAACACTCTGTTAAGGATTTATACCCATATGATATAGAAGCTTCTGATACAATCATTTTTAATCCTAAAAAGATTATTAATGGAATCTTGTTGGACATAGAAGACAAAGTGTCCTCGACTATTATATCTGTTAAATTCCATAATTCAATCATTAACGCCACTGTAGAAATTTGTGATAAAATTAGAGATAGGTTTAACATTAATACGGTTGCACTAAGTGGTGGAGTATTTCAAAATGCCTATTTACTTGAAAATGTTATACATGGACTTGAAGCTGGAGGCTTTACTGTTTACTCCCACAGCCTGATCCCCTCCAATGACGGCGGGGTTTCGCTGGGACAACTTATTGCTGCCAATGAATTAATCAAGGGAGGACTTTAA
- a CDS encoding ATP-grasp domain-containing protein — MYDNEVIIEKYIEGTEITCSMLDDKLLPVLVIKPKDEFFNYSSKYDNGGAEEVVIELPKHLYEQVSKAAEICWKVFKLKTYARIDMIIRKDEIYLLEINTLPGMTANSLLPKSAAAYGLSFPELLDKIIELSVSK, encoded by the coding sequence ATATATGATAATGAAGTTATAATTGAGAAATATATAGAAGGTACGGAAATAACCTGCAGCATGCTGGATGATAAACTGCTGCCTGTACTTGTTATAAAGCCTAAGGATGAATTTTTCAATTACAGTTCCAAGTATGACAATGGCGGCGCAGAGGAAGTTGTCATAGAGTTGCCTAAGCATCTATATGAACAAGTTTCAAAAGCCGCAGAAATATGCTGGAAGGTTTTTAAGTTGAAGACTTATGCCAGAATTGATATGATAATTAGAAAGGATGAAATATATCTTCTCGAAATAAATACACTGCCGGGAATGACTGCAAACAGCTTGCTTCCAAAGAGTGCTGCAGCTTACGGCTTAAGTTTTCCTGAGCTATTGGATAAGATAATTGAGCTTTCTGTAAGCAAATAA
- a CDS encoding PLP-dependent aminotransferase family protein, with amino-acid sequence MFLNIDPKSHEPIYMQIYLRIKEMINQGMLPHNTKLPSTRELAELIKVSRSSVISAYELLETRGFIFTVKSKGTFVSYKEINHAGYCNIQWRNNINRYAMTAEELDIMKQQQIYRKGMISFKSIAPDETLFDIDELKRSFLNLVSLEEGKIFNYGYARGYKPLIEQLMEYMTTKGVDTEGKSILITNGFTEAFDIILSSIMEKGDTILCENPTHNTAIKQMKLHGLNILGVKVNKNGIDMDSLREAMMDKTIKAAYLVPSYHNPTGIVMPYEKRKAIYEALTKEGIPIIEDGFTEELQHLGGHMAPIAAISGKGNSVVYIGSFSKVLSPGMRIGWIFADTALIEVLESVKRSRNIHTSFLDQGILYHYMKGPGFEKYIKRVRNIYRERYERAREYSEKYIPNQFVTGDGGLYLFVKLKGINSRHLLDHCSKRGVIFTPGDIFHTDGSGEDTLRIGFSRTSLEDIEKGIRIIGEEADRLLNK; translated from the coding sequence ATGTTCTTAAATATTGATCCCAAGAGTCATGAACCAATATATATGCAGATATATCTGCGCATTAAAGAAATGATAAATCAGGGTATGCTTCCCCATAACACAAAGCTGCCTTCCACAAGAGAATTGGCGGAGCTTATTAAGGTAAGCAGAAGCTCTGTTATATCTGCCTACGAGCTTTTAGAGACTAGGGGTTTTATATTCACAGTTAAGAGTAAGGGTACCTTTGTCAGTTATAAGGAAATAAACCACGCCGGTTACTGTAATATTCAATGGAGAAATAACATCAACAGGTATGCTATGACTGCAGAAGAACTTGATATTATGAAACAGCAGCAGATTTACAGAAAAGGCATGATATCCTTTAAGTCTATTGCCCCCGATGAGACTCTTTTTGATATAGATGAACTCAAAAGATCCTTCTTGAATCTTGTGTCCCTTGAAGAGGGAAAAATCTTTAATTATGGTTACGCAAGAGGTTATAAGCCGCTAATTGAACAGCTTATGGAATACATGACCACTAAAGGAGTTGACACTGAGGGAAAGTCTATTTTAATCACCAACGGATTTACAGAGGCCTTTGACATAATCCTCTCTTCCATAATGGAAAAAGGTGATACAATTTTGTGTGAAAATCCAACCCACAACACTGCTATAAAGCAGATGAAGCTTCATGGCCTCAATATTCTTGGTGTTAAGGTAAATAAAAATGGCATTGATATGGATTCACTCCGGGAAGCCATGATGGATAAGACAATAAAGGCTGCCTATCTTGTGCCTTCCTATCATAATCCCACAGGCATAGTAATGCCTTATGAAAAGAGAAAGGCTATTTATGAAGCATTGACAAAAGAGGGGATACCAATAATAGAAGACGGTTTTACTGAAGAACTTCAGCACCTGGGAGGTCATATGGCTCCTATAGCCGCCATCAGCGGTAAAGGGAATTCCGTGGTTTATATCGGCAGCTTTTCAAAAGTACTTTCACCTGGAATGCGGATCGGTTGGATCTTTGCTGATACTGCCCTCATCGAAGTGCTTGAAAGCGTAAAGCGCAGCAGAAATATTCATACTTCATTTTTAGACCAAGGTATACTATATCACTACATGAAGGGTCCCGGCTTTGAAAAATACATTAAACGTGTCCGTAATATTTATAGGGAAAGATATGAAAGGGCTAGAGAATATTCTGAGAAGTATATACCAAACCAATTTGTAACCGGAGACGGTGGCTTGTACCTTTTTGTTAAGCTGAAAGGCATAAACTCCAGACACCTACTCGATCACTGCAGCAAACGTGGAGTTATCTTTACCCCCGGGGACATTTTCCACACCGACGGCTCCGGAGAGGACACCTTGAGAATCGGTTTTTCCAGAACCTCCTTAGAGGATATAGAAAAGGGAATCAGAATTATTGGTGAAGAAGCAGATAGGTTGTTAAATAAATAA
- a CDS encoding phenylpyruvate tautomerase MIF-related protein, giving the protein MPYINCVTSQRLTRDEKEKLKEKIGELIEIFPGKTEEWLYVGFNDDQTLYFRGLEMDKGAIIEVKLFGVQHSKYKDRFTAKICELLSEELSIPGDSTYVIFQEVSDGNWGWNGGLF; this is encoded by the coding sequence GTGCCTTATATTAATTGCGTAACTTCACAAAGACTTACAAGAGATGAAAAAGAAAAACTGAAAGAAAAAATCGGAGAACTTATCGAAATATTTCCCGGGAAAACAGAAGAATGGCTGTATGTAGGCTTTAACGATGATCAAACCCTGTACTTTAGAGGTCTGGAAATGGATAAGGGAGCCATTATAGAGGTAAAGCTCTTTGGTGTTCAGCACAGCAAATATAAGGATAGATTTACTGCAAAGATATGTGAACTTTTATCAGAAGAACTTTCTATACCCGGTGACAGTACCTATGTCATCTTCCAGGAAGTATCCGATGGAAACTGGGGCTGGAACGGGGGATTGTTTTAG
- the ppaX gene encoding pyrophosphatase PpaX, with protein MIKAVLFDLDGTLINTNRLILESFKYAFKTALNMEMEEEKIVRFFGEPLVKSMNSVDPENAEKLMDAFRSFNESQHDILAEHYEGTVEAVKALKERGIKLGIVTSKRKPMTERSLKLIKIYDEMDVIITPEDTDKHKPDGTPALLACERLGVAPKEALMVGDSIYDVQCGKNAGTSTCIVTYSSFSMEELMSYKPDYVIDKLMELVNIIESENIEKVV; from the coding sequence TTGATAAAAGCAGTTTTATTTGATTTGGACGGAACACTTATAAATACAAATAGGTTAATATTAGAATCTTTTAAATATGCCTTTAAGACAGCCTTAAATATGGAAATGGAGGAGGAGAAAATCGTAAGATTCTTTGGAGAACCTCTGGTAAAGAGCATGAACAGCGTAGACCCTGAAAATGCTGAGAAACTTATGGATGCTTTTAGAAGCTTCAATGAAAGCCAACATGACATATTGGCCGAGCACTATGAAGGCACTGTGGAGGCTGTAAAAGCTCTAAAGGAAAGAGGCATAAAACTTGGAATAGTAACTTCTAAAAGAAAGCCGATGACAGAGAGAAGTTTAAAGCTCATCAAGATTTATGATGAAATGGATGTGATTATCACTCCTGAGGACACTGATAAGCACAAACCAGATGGTACACCGGCACTGTTAGCCTGTGAAAGGCTGGGGGTAGCACCAAAGGAAGCACTAATGGTAGGTGACAGCATTTATGATGTTCAATGTGGAAAGAATGCTGGCACCAGCACCTGTATTGTAACTTACTCATCCTTCTCTATGGAGGAATTGATGAGCTATAAACCGGATTATGTCATTGATAAACTAATGGAACTGGTGAATATAATAGAAAGTGAAAACATAGAAAAAGTAGTTTAA
- a CDS encoding UvrD-helicase domain-containing protein, whose protein sequence is MKKLMKMTPYELGESGRKEAIEYLIMYLSKGRANDKRLAASAIGKLAERHKESCNRAVPFLIENLSDSHGQVRQYTIKALCKLTVPQRYYSLIKNLSETDKAEYCRRAAAELLEKMKQHMIKSEAVLTSVKAVTQSSFETFKDNFSETKFRDKENKFIEMLNRQCGIKLTEKQKAAVLHKDGPALVLAVPGAGKTTVLLARTANLIINHRVNPASILSITFSRASALDMKNRYYNFFREITSIGANFSTIHSFSYELIRKYSIMNNISYKIIEEGENKGLKREILRTLFKEHNGENMDDDALEDLSNSIGYVKNMMLNPHEIVEYSNTLDIKCFVQIFNAYEKIKRSNNFIDYDDMLTLAYEILKKDEELLSRYRNLYNYIQIDEGQDTSKIQHKLIEIIANPQNNVFVVADDDQSIYSFRGAYPKFLLEFDKMYGNTKKYFIEQNFRSTPQIVGLANRFIKSNTERFNKELHTENRSGDRVKTVKLKDEIEEVDYILSQISSAENKESAILYRNNMAAIKLADELSRRGVSFYIRDYNKFFFKHFIIQDIRSFIMFTLDYSDREVFSRIYYRINSYVSKDTINYILTNSSSVMDIFTAAETLKEISSHQKGALGRLKKIFDFLKLKSPVDFIDYLEKDLAYCRYLKENCVNMGYSYDSLRVILSNLKALAARCNSLAAFMVRLEKLEKVMEEAKYKKGKSDITLSTIHSSKGLEFYNVFLIDLIDNIMPTRSSIERYEMGSFGELEEERRLMYVALTRAKRNLHIITLESKNEEVVKPSRFIGEILNSM, encoded by the coding sequence ATGAAGAAACTTATGAAAATGACCCCCTATGAATTAGGGGAGAGCGGTAGGAAAGAAGCAATTGAATATTTGATAATGTACCTTTCTAAGGGAAGGGCCAATGACAAAAGACTTGCAGCTTCAGCCATTGGTAAGCTAGCAGAAAGGCATAAGGAAAGCTGTAACAGAGCTGTACCTTTTTTAATTGAGAACTTAAGTGACAGTCATGGACAGGTTAGACAATACACCATAAAGGCACTGTGTAAGCTTACAGTACCACAGCGGTACTATTCATTAATAAAGAACCTTTCAGAAACTGATAAAGCAGAGTACTGCCGCAGAGCAGCAGCAGAGCTGCTGGAAAAAATGAAGCAGCATATGATTAAAAGTGAGGCAGTGCTGACATCTGTAAAAGCAGTTACTCAGTCTAGCTTTGAAACTTTCAAGGATAATTTTTCGGAAACAAAGTTTAGGGATAAAGAAAACAAATTCATAGAAATGCTTAACAGGCAGTGTGGAATAAAACTCACTGAGAAGCAGAAGGCAGCAGTACTGCATAAAGATGGACCGGCGCTGGTTCTGGCAGTTCCCGGTGCAGGTAAAACTACAGTGCTCTTAGCAAGAACTGCAAATCTGATTATAAATCACAGGGTCAATCCGGCATCGATTCTCTCTATAACCTTCAGCAGAGCTTCTGCCTTGGATATGAAGAACAGGTACTACAACTTTTTCAGAGAAATTACTTCCATCGGGGCTAACTTTTCCACCATTCACTCCTTCAGTTATGAATTGATACGTAAGTATTCCATCATGAACAATATAAGTTATAAGATAATTGAAGAAGGGGAAAATAAAGGATTAAAACGGGAAATTCTCAGGACTTTATTCAAGGAGCATAATGGGGAGAATATGGATGACGATGCGCTGGAAGATTTAAGTAATTCAATAGGCTATGTTAAAAACATGATGCTTAACCCTCATGAAATAGTGGAGTACAGCAATACCCTGGATATAAAATGCTTTGTACAGATCTTTAATGCTTATGAAAAGATTAAGAGAAGCAATAATTTTATCGACTATGATGATATGCTTACCTTGGCCTATGAAATCTTAAAAAAGGACGAGGAACTCCTAAGCAGATATAGAAATTTGTATAATTATATACAAATTGATGAGGGACAGGATACTTCAAAAATTCAGCATAAACTGATTGAAATTATAGCAAATCCCCAAAATAATGTTTTTGTGGTGGCGGATGACGATCAAAGCATTTACAGTTTTAGGGGAGCCTATCCTAAATTTTTGCTGGAGTTTGACAAAATGTATGGGAACACAAAAAAATACTTTATTGAGCAAAACTTCAGGTCTACACCACAGATAGTAGGCTTGGCTAACCGATTTATTAAAAGTAATACAGAGAGGTTTAACAAGGAACTTCATACCGAAAACCGGTCCGGTGATAGAGTAAAAACAGTAAAGCTGAAGGATGAAATTGAAGAAGTTGATTATATTTTAAGTCAGATTTCTTCAGCAGAAAATAAGGAAAGTGCAATTCTCTACAGAAACAACATGGCTGCAATAAAGCTGGCAGATGAGTTGAGCAGAAGAGGGGTTTCCTTCTATATAAGGGACTATAATAAATTCTTCTTTAAGCATTTTATCATACAGGATATCCGCAGTTTTATAATGTTTACTTTAGACTATAGTGACAGGGAGGTCTTTAGTAGAATTTATTATAGGATTAACAGCTATGTATCCAAGGATACTATTAATTATATTCTTACCAATTCTAGTTCAGTCATGGATATTTTTACTGCAGCAGAAACTTTAAAAGAAATCTCCAGCCATCAAAAGGGTGCCCTGGGAAGACTTAAGAAAATTTTTGATTTTCTTAAGCTAAAGTCACCAGTTGACTTCATAGATTATTTGGAGAAGGATTTAGCCTATTGCAGATATCTTAAGGAAAACTGTGTAAATATGGGCTACAGCTATGATAGTTTGAGAGTGATACTGTCAAACCTAAAAGCTTTAGCAGCACGGTGTAACAGCTTAGCAGCTTTTATGGTAAGACTGGAAAAACTGGAGAAGGTAATGGAGGAAGCAAAGTATAAGAAAGGAAAGAGTGATATTACTCTTTCTACTATTCACTCATCAAAAGGACTTGAATTTTATAATGTTTTTTTGATAGACTTAATAGATAACATCATGCCTACCCGGTCTAGCATAGAACGCTATGAAATGGGCAGCTTCGGAGAACTGGAGGAGGAGAGAAGGCTGATGTATGTGGCTCTAACCAGAGCTAAGAGAAATCTTCATATAATAACTCTTGAGAGTAAAAACGAGGAAGTGGTTAAACCTTCAAGATTTATTGGAGAGATTTTAAATTCAATGTAA